Proteins encoded within one genomic window of Rossellomorea vietnamensis:
- a CDS encoding 3D domain-containing protein, giving the protein MKKGLFSIFSFAVFLSIGLASASAESNDTAINDYHNIEEGDILWEIANRYHVSVDEVGTRKQLLEEGYSVNDDSEDGQAVKAAKTPNQEKEDVVKELDITATAYTAHCEGCIGITKTGVDLIENPDARVIAVDPSVIPLGSKVYIEGYGYARAEDTGGAIKGNRIDIYMEKEKDALQYGVRDVKVKIIKE; this is encoded by the coding sequence ATGAAAAAAGGTTTATTTTCCATTTTTTCCTTCGCAGTTTTTCTTTCAATCGGACTTGCCTCTGCTTCTGCAGAGAGTAATGATACTGCTATCAATGATTATCATAATATAGAAGAAGGCGATATCCTATGGGAAATCGCAAACCGATATCATGTTTCCGTCGACGAGGTCGGCACGCGCAAACAATTGTTAGAAGAAGGGTATTCTGTGAATGATGATTCTGAAGACGGGCAAGCAGTAAAAGCTGCAAAGACCCCCAATCAAGAGAAAGAGGATGTCGTGAAAGAATTAGATATCACAGCAACCGCTTATACCGCTCATTGTGAAGGTTGTATCGGTATAACGAAGACTGGTGTGGATCTGATTGAGAACCCTGATGCCAGAGTCATTGCTGTTGATCCTAGCGTCATTCCGCTGGGTTCCAAAGTATATATTGAAGGATACGGTTATGCCCGTGCAGAAGATACCGGTGGAGCGATCAAAGGTAACCGCATCGATATCTATATGGAAAAAGAAAAAGATGCCCTTCAATATGGAGTAAGAGACGTAAAAGTCAAAATCATCAAAGAATAA
- a CDS encoding CidA/LrgA family protein, which yields MQVIRVLIQMAILCLFYEAGKWCTAFFHLPIPGSIIGMLLLFLLLVTGVLDERLLLDGSGFFLRHFSFFFLPLSVSAIVLGPYFINYGWKLVIILIVSGVIGFLATSMSAEGFIKWKEKRKYDRSY from the coding sequence ATGCAGGTCATTCGGGTCCTTATACAAATGGCGATTCTTTGTTTATTTTATGAAGCAGGAAAATGGTGTACCGCATTTTTCCATTTGCCGATACCCGGCAGCATTATCGGAATGCTATTATTATTCCTCCTGTTAGTAACAGGTGTACTGGATGAAAGGCTTCTGTTGGACGGTTCAGGATTCTTTTTAAGGCACTTCTCCTTCTTTTTCCTGCCCTTATCTGTCAGTGCGATTGTTCTCGGACCTTATTTTATCAACTATGGCTGGAAACTCGTTATCATTCTCATTGTCAGCGGGGTGATTGGCTTTTTGGCCACTTCCATGTCAGCAGAAGGGTTCATCAAATGGAAGGAGAAAAGAAAATATGACCGGTCTTATTAA
- a CDS encoding type 1 glutamine amidotransferase domain-containing protein, which translates to MVLTNESKIDDEHETGLWLSEFAEPYEEFKNQGFGVDVASLKGGRIPLDPNSLDDEQVEKWKGVTKELDQTLVLSQLNVNEYVGIFLPGGHGTMFDLPESPELQQALVHFAENDKAIGSVCHGPAGFVGTKLSNGKWLVEGKSLTAFTNEEEQQTGLDSLMPFLLETKLREQGAQFEKSDAWSNHVITDGKFVTGQNPQSSQAAAEAFINVL; encoded by the coding sequence ATGGTCTTAACAAATGAAAGCAAGATTGATGACGAACATGAAACGGGTCTGTGGTTATCCGAGTTCGCAGAACCATATGAAGAATTTAAGAACCAAGGTTTTGGAGTGGATGTAGCAAGTTTAAAAGGTGGTCGCATTCCGTTGGATCCGAACAGCCTTGATGATGAACAGGTGGAGAAGTGGAAAGGCGTCACGAAAGAACTGGATCAAACGCTGGTTCTTTCCCAATTAAATGTAAATGAATATGTCGGTATCTTTTTACCAGGTGGACACGGGACCATGTTTGACCTGCCTGAAAGCCCTGAACTTCAACAGGCATTAGTCCACTTTGCTGAGAACGATAAAGCGATCGGTTCCGTCTGCCACGGTCCGGCTGGGTTTGTCGGAACGAAATTATCCAATGGTAAATGGCTTGTTGAAGGAAAAAGCTTGACTGCCTTCACAAATGAAGAAGAACAGCAAACCGGTCTTGATTCACTGATGCCGTTCTTATTGGAAACAAAATTGAGGGAGCAGGGTGCTCAATTCGAAAAATCGGATGCATGGAGCAATCATGTCATCACTGACGGTAAATTTGTGACAGGACAAAATCCACAATCAAGTCAAGCAGCAGCAGAAGCGTTCATAAACGTATTATAA
- a CDS encoding globin-coupled sensor protein, translated as MAVLFARKPKTEPVVIPESNVVVLNDQKLNERLHYMQFQEHHLQELKEILPVYDQISDTLLDTVLDHLYKHPSLVEIAENHSSRERLKSVFNDYFRSLFSGELNDEYFSMRERMGKTHNRNGVTIDWFISTYTTIQHLLIPKIVELYQNEPSKLASVLVAIDHGIHLDASIVSEYYIQSRMDELEKLHKENQALQLEMLNMNTELGTSLSQTEQSLNETAKKAESIRAESENTEKSSKNLLQLSKMNKDQTDHMIESFGVITEQINTLLKEIQGVKNIAEQITPLSNSIQQIAEQTNLLALNASIEAARAGNEGRGFAVVASEVRKLAEDSKELSTSIHQLVNESNKQIGVVSNRVRNMTDLTENSRKEIGNVQSGIMTVQMEMENYMDMFRRNQSELNHIVEAIKKINHTTDELVQFASTIIQKINK; from the coding sequence ATGGCTGTATTATTTGCAAGAAAACCAAAGACCGAACCCGTAGTGATCCCTGAATCAAATGTCGTTGTCTTAAACGATCAAAAGCTGAATGAACGGCTTCATTACATGCAGTTTCAGGAGCACCATCTACAGGAATTAAAAGAAATCCTCCCTGTCTACGATCAAATTTCCGATACCCTGCTCGATACTGTACTTGATCATTTATACAAGCATCCAAGTTTAGTGGAGATTGCCGAGAATCATTCAAGCCGGGAGAGATTAAAATCCGTATTCAACGATTATTTCCGTTCCTTATTTTCAGGTGAGTTGAATGATGAGTATTTCTCAATGAGGGAACGTATGGGAAAAACCCATAATCGTAATGGGGTTACAATCGATTGGTTTATTTCGACTTACACCACTATTCAACATTTACTCATCCCAAAAATTGTAGAACTGTACCAAAACGAACCTTCTAAACTTGCATCTGTCCTTGTAGCGATCGACCATGGTATCCATTTGGATGCAAGCATCGTTTCAGAATACTATATTCAGAGCAGGATGGACGAGCTTGAAAAGCTGCATAAGGAAAACCAGGCATTGCAACTGGAAATGCTCAATATGAATACAGAACTGGGTACATCACTCAGTCAAACAGAACAAAGCCTGAATGAGACTGCAAAAAAAGCTGAAAGCATACGTGCAGAATCGGAAAATACCGAGAAAAGCAGCAAAAATCTTCTTCAACTTTCAAAAATGAATAAAGATCAAACGGATCACATGATAGAAAGCTTTGGCGTCATCACAGAGCAAATCAACACGCTCCTCAAAGAAATTCAGGGTGTCAAGAATATTGCAGAACAAATCACGCCTCTCTCCAACTCAATCCAGCAAATTGCTGAGCAGACGAATCTTCTGGCATTGAATGCATCCATTGAAGCAGCAAGGGCAGGAAATGAGGGCAGGGGATTTGCAGTCGTTGCATCGGAGGTACGAAAGCTTGCCGAAGATTCCAAAGAACTCAGCACGTCCATTCATCAACTGGTGAATGAAAGCAATAAGCAAATCGGTGTTGTCTCAAATCGTGTTCGGAACATGACCGACCTGACCGAAAACTCCCGCAAGGAAATCGGGAATGTGCAAAGCGGGATCATGACGGTCCAGATGGAAATGGAAAACTATATGGATATGTTTAGAAGAAACCAATCAGAATTAAATCATATCGTAGAGGCAATCAAGAAGATCAATCATACTACAGACGAGCTGGTCCAATTTGCTTCAACCATCATTCAGAAAATAAACAAATAG
- a CDS encoding glycine betaine uptake BCCT transporter, producing MKRISNVFWITVILVAASVAYGAIAPKSFEDVTAKMQTFITSTFGWYYLILVTVIVIFCVFLIFSPMGTIRLGKPDEKPEYTRGTWFAMLFSAGMGIGLVFWGAAEPLSHYMTPPTAEGGTDLAIKESMRYTFFHWGIHAWGIYAIVALALAYSKFRKDEPGLISATLKPIFGDKMNGPLGTIIDVLAVFATVVGVATTLGFGAAQINGGLSYLLDIPNNFTVQAIIIGIVTVLFMISAWSGLSKGIKYLSNTNMVLAVLLLVLVFFIGPTLLILNMFTDTIGAYIQNIAAMSFRIAPLNEEHRTWINGWTIFYWAWWISWSPFVGIFIARVSRGRTIREFLIGVLLLPALVSFFWFAVFGTSAIEVQQAGAALSDLKTEEVLFAVFNGFEWSTILSVIAITLIGTFFITSADSATFVLGMQTTYGSLTPPNYVKLTWGLAQSTVALILLYSGGLQALQNALIVAALPFSVIMALMMVSLYKSLNQEKKELGLYIKPKPRKTKEPKEHM from the coding sequence ATGAAGAGAATATCAAATGTTTTCTGGATTACCGTCATTTTGGTTGCTGCTTCCGTTGCATATGGAGCAATCGCTCCAAAATCGTTTGAAGACGTTACAGCAAAAATGCAAACATTTATCACTTCAACTTTTGGTTGGTATTATCTTATTTTAGTTACAGTGATTGTCATCTTCTGTGTGTTCTTAATCTTTAGTCCAATGGGAACGATTCGATTAGGAAAACCGGATGAAAAACCTGAGTATACAAGAGGAACATGGTTCGCCATGTTGTTTAGTGCAGGAATGGGAATTGGTTTAGTATTCTGGGGGGCAGCCGAACCGCTGTCTCACTATATGACCCCGCCAACGGCAGAAGGAGGAACGGACCTTGCGATCAAGGAATCGATGCGTTATACGTTCTTCCACTGGGGGATTCACGCATGGGGGATCTATGCAATCGTTGCGTTAGCACTTGCATACTCTAAATTCCGTAAAGATGAGCCTGGTTTAATCTCCGCGACATTGAAACCAATCTTTGGCGATAAGATGAATGGACCACTCGGAACAATCATCGATGTCCTGGCTGTATTCGCTACGGTTGTAGGGGTAGCCACAACCCTTGGGTTTGGAGCGGCACAGATTAACGGTGGATTATCCTATCTATTGGATATCCCAAATAACTTTACAGTCCAAGCGATCATAATCGGGATCGTAACAGTACTGTTCATGATTTCTGCATGGTCCGGGTTAAGTAAAGGTATCAAGTACTTATCCAATACAAACATGGTACTCGCTGTATTGCTTCTCGTACTGGTATTCTTTATTGGACCTACTTTATTGATCCTTAATATGTTCACTGATACAATCGGCGCTTATATTCAAAATATCGCCGCAATGAGCTTCAGGATCGCTCCATTAAATGAAGAGCACCGCACATGGATCAATGGCTGGACCATTTTCTACTGGGCATGGTGGATTTCATGGTCCCCGTTCGTAGGTATCTTCATCGCACGTGTATCAAGAGGTAGAACGATTCGAGAATTCCTGATCGGGGTATTGCTATTACCTGCACTCGTCAGCTTCTTTTGGTTCGCCGTCTTTGGTACTTCAGCGATTGAAGTGCAACAGGCCGGTGCTGCTTTATCGGACCTGAAAACGGAAGAAGTATTATTTGCCGTCTTTAACGGATTTGAATGGTCAACGATCCTTTCAGTCATTGCCATCACACTGATTGGAACATTCTTTATCACATCTGCCGACTCCGCTACATTCGTGTTAGGGATGCAAACGACTTATGGTTCATTAACACCTCCAAACTATGTAAAATTAACTTGGGGACTGGCACAGTCTACCGTTGCATTAATCCTGTTATACAGCGGTGGGTTACAGGCTTTACAGAATGCATTGATCGTCGCAGCACTGCCATTCTCGGTGATCATGGCACTCATGATGGTTTCTCTGTACAAGTCACTGAACCAGGAAAAAAAGGAACTTGGTTTATACATTAAACCTAAGCCAAGAAAAACAAAAGAACCTAAAGAACATATGTAA
- the map gene encoding type I methionyl aminopeptidase: protein MIVKTDEDLQALKEIGRIVAMIRDELRSQTKPGITTKELDDIAGEMFEENGAISGPKGEYDFPGYTCISVNEEVAHGIPGERVINEGDLVNIDVSGSKNGYYADTGISFVVGMGDPKLKDLCDAALKSFQAGLQKAKAGSKQNGIGKAVNNEARKNGYTVIMNLTGHGVGRSLHEKPDHILNYFDPWDNALLKEGMVIAFEPFISTKAQNVVEKGDGWTYITPDNSLVAQIEHTIIITQNEPIIITE, encoded by the coding sequence ATGATAGTCAAAACTGATGAAGATTTACAGGCATTAAAAGAAATTGGTCGTATTGTCGCAATGATCCGCGATGAATTGCGCTCTCAAACAAAACCCGGCATAACCACGAAGGAACTAGATGATATCGCAGGGGAAATGTTTGAAGAAAATGGCGCGATTTCAGGTCCTAAAGGAGAATATGACTTCCCGGGGTATACATGTATCAGTGTGAATGAAGAAGTGGCCCACGGGATTCCCGGAGAAAGAGTGATAAACGAAGGGGATCTTGTCAATATAGACGTTTCAGGATCAAAAAATGGTTATTATGCCGATACAGGCATTTCATTTGTGGTCGGAATGGGTGATCCCAAGCTTAAAGATTTATGCGACGCGGCATTAAAGTCTTTCCAGGCAGGTCTTCAAAAGGCTAAAGCCGGTTCTAAACAAAATGGGATTGGAAAAGCCGTGAATAATGAAGCCAGAAAAAATGGTTATACAGTCATCATGAACCTGACCGGTCACGGCGTAGGGCGTTCCCTGCACGAAAAGCCGGATCATATACTTAATTACTTCGATCCATGGGATAATGCACTCTTGAAAGAGGGAATGGTCATCGCCTTTGAACCATTCATCTCCACCAAAGCGCAAAACGTAGTGGAAAAAGGTGACGGTTGGACATACATCACACCTGACAACAGCCTGGTCGCCCAAATCGAACACACCATCATCATTACACAAAATGAACCCATTATCATAACTGAATAA
- a CDS encoding DNA topoisomerase III, producing MKVVIAEKPDQGATLAKPFSHRKRQGYIEIHPNDVFPKGAYITWAVGHLFQLQAPEKYENKWKKWSLDDLPIIPLRFQYELQRAKAKQFSVIKDLLKKNEVTEIIHAGDAGREGELIIRNIIFMSKVQKPMKRLWISSLTEKAIIQGFESLREEAEMRSLYYEAYSRACADWLVGMNASRAYSILLKEQGMSDVFSAGRVQTPTLALIVRRDEEIDRFKSEPFWEVKATFQIGDHTYEGIWQKDGESRIQSRELAEKIASFCQHKPATVSKLNTERKEFAPPLLFNLSALQATINKMYKFSPKKTLDVLQKLYQKGIVSYPRSDSQYVTKGEAESFPEILNKLKEFSPYNHWIPTPHASIMNNKRFVNEAKVSDHYAIIPTEQVTDPTSLSDDERKIYDVVVKRFIAAHHDKAIIHYTTISTVVDERAEFVSKGKQILQEGWRKVLMQNEKEEEPLLPPVEEHDKGVVKKVVTKEGKTQPPKRYTEGQLITLMKTAGKYMDNDELEKVLKQTEGLGTEATRAGIITMLKDRKYIDIQKNIVFPTDKAKVLIRAIGNNVLASAEMTAKWEQRLQEIGKGRASAPEFMEQVKKLSERLVQNALQESTAWKFEDLDTDSIQRTKGKSGKRAPQKSIGNCLKCGGKVIDKGKFYGCSNYQRTKCSFTISKTILSKRITQKIAKQVLTEGKSDRIDGFKKGEKEFSAYLSWDANQKKIQFQFDIN from the coding sequence ATGAAAGTCGTAATAGCTGAAAAACCCGACCAGGGAGCGACCCTTGCCAAGCCTTTTTCCCATAGGAAACGTCAAGGATATATCGAGATTCATCCAAACGATGTGTTCCCGAAAGGTGCTTATATTACGTGGGCAGTTGGACATCTTTTTCAGCTTCAAGCCCCTGAGAAGTATGAAAACAAATGGAAGAAATGGTCACTGGACGACCTTCCGATCATTCCTCTCAGGTTTCAGTATGAGTTGCAGAGGGCGAAAGCGAAACAATTCTCCGTCATCAAAGATCTTCTTAAAAAAAACGAAGTAACAGAAATCATTCATGCAGGTGACGCAGGGCGTGAAGGGGAGTTAATCATCCGGAATATCATTTTCATGTCCAAGGTTCAGAAGCCCATGAAGCGACTATGGATTTCATCCCTGACAGAGAAAGCCATCATTCAAGGATTCGAGAGTCTGCGGGAAGAAGCAGAAATGAGAAGCTTATATTATGAAGCCTATTCCAGGGCATGTGCCGATTGGCTCGTGGGTATGAATGCTTCAAGGGCGTACAGCATCCTGCTAAAAGAGCAGGGTATGTCCGATGTATTTTCTGCAGGCAGGGTTCAAACTCCCACTCTGGCCCTCATCGTGAGAAGGGATGAAGAGATTGATCGATTTAAGAGCGAACCCTTTTGGGAAGTGAAAGCAACCTTTCAGATCGGCGATCACACGTATGAAGGGATATGGCAGAAAGATGGAGAGAGCAGGATCCAATCACGGGAGCTTGCTGAAAAAATCGCTTCTTTTTGTCAACACAAACCTGCAACGGTCAGCAAATTGAACACTGAGAGGAAAGAGTTCGCACCACCCTTACTGTTCAATCTTTCAGCCCTGCAGGCAACCATCAATAAAATGTATAAGTTCTCACCTAAAAAAACATTGGATGTGCTGCAGAAACTGTATCAAAAAGGGATCGTCTCTTATCCAAGATCTGATTCCCAATATGTCACGAAAGGTGAAGCCGAAAGCTTTCCTGAAATATTGAACAAACTGAAAGAGTTCAGCCCTTACAATCATTGGATCCCGACTCCCCATGCAAGCATCATGAACAATAAACGTTTTGTGAATGAAGCAAAGGTATCGGATCACTACGCGATTATCCCTACTGAGCAAGTAACAGATCCCACTTCCCTGTCAGATGATGAAAGGAAAATCTATGATGTCGTCGTTAAACGCTTTATTGCGGCTCACCACGACAAAGCGATCATCCATTACACGACCATCTCAACGGTCGTAGATGAAAGGGCTGAGTTTGTTTCGAAAGGGAAGCAGATTTTACAGGAAGGCTGGCGTAAAGTCCTCATGCAAAACGAAAAAGAAGAGGAACCTCTCCTGCCACCTGTCGAAGAGCACGATAAAGGCGTCGTCAAGAAGGTCGTGACCAAGGAAGGGAAAACACAGCCCCCTAAACGATACACAGAAGGACAACTCATCACCTTAATGAAGACTGCGGGTAAATATATGGACAATGATGAGCTTGAAAAAGTGTTGAAACAAACAGAGGGCCTTGGGACGGAAGCGACCCGGGCAGGTATCATCACCATGCTCAAAGATCGCAAGTACATTGATATCCAAAAAAATATAGTCTTTCCCACTGATAAAGCGAAGGTATTGATACGTGCCATAGGGAATAATGTGTTAGCTTCTGCAGAAATGACGGCTAAGTGGGAACAGCGCCTCCAGGAAATAGGAAAAGGGCGGGCATCTGCACCTGAATTCATGGAGCAAGTGAAGAAATTAAGTGAACGGCTCGTTCAAAACGCCCTCCAGGAATCTACCGCATGGAAGTTTGAAGATTTGGATACCGATTCTATCCAGAGAACGAAGGGGAAAAGCGGAAAACGAGCTCCCCAAAAAAGTATCGGCAACTGCTTGAAATGTGGCGGGAAAGTGATTGATAAAGGGAAATTCTATGGATGCTCCAATTATCAACGTACGAAGTGCAGCTTTACCATATCCAAAACCATCTTATCAAAGAGAATCACCCAGAAAATCGCAAAACAAGTATTAACCGAAGGCAAATCCGATCGGATCGACGGATTTAAAAAAGGCGAAAAGGAATTCTCCGCTTATCTGAGCTGGGATGCCAATCAGAAAAAAATCCAATTCCAATTTGATATCAACTAG
- a CDS encoding LrgB family protein, with translation MTGLINLLLTIGITLLYFSLGVKIHKRWPNPLTIPIFLSTIAIIATLLILDISYKEFAHDTSFITYLLGPATVSLAYPLYQHRQLLLKNFQPILVGILFGSGLSMLVSYTFSMWLGIPDEWNRSLLIKTITTPVAVEIGNVIGAKIEVIPTVVIVTGMIGAMIIPSLLEAMGIKHPIARGLPFGVISHGVGTAQAIKEGEKEGAVSGAAMALTATIMSFVIPVLYLLI, from the coding sequence ATGACCGGTCTTATTAATTTGCTACTTACAATAGGCATTACTCTCCTTTATTTTTCTTTGGGTGTCAAGATTCATAAACGCTGGCCCAATCCGTTAACGATTCCGATATTCTTAAGTACGATTGCAATCATTGCCACATTACTCATTTTAGATATATCCTATAAAGAATTTGCCCACGACACTTCATTCATCACGTATTTACTTGGCCCTGCCACAGTATCTCTTGCATATCCCCTTTATCAGCACCGGCAATTGCTTTTGAAAAACTTCCAGCCGATCCTGGTGGGGATCCTGTTTGGAAGCGGCTTGTCTATGCTTGTATCCTATACCTTCAGTATGTGGTTGGGGATTCCTGATGAGTGGAACCGTTCATTGCTGATCAAGACCATTACGACACCTGTCGCAGTTGAGATCGGGAACGTAATCGGGGCTAAGATCGAGGTCATCCCCACGGTCGTCATCGTGACAGGGATGATAGGGGCCATGATCATCCCATCACTCTTAGAGGCGATGGGAATCAAGCACCCCATAGCCAGGGGACTCCCATTCGGAGTCATCTCCCACGGGGTTGGTACAGCACAAGCCATCAAAGAAGGGGAAAAAGAAGGTGCCGTCAGTGGTGCCGCCATGGCATTGACCGCTACCATCATGTCTTTTGTCATTCCCGTACTCTATCTATTGATTTAA
- a CDS encoding DUF6376 family protein: MKKLLILISFSFFTLTGCGILEEANNSLTYVDEMTDYLNEAEQFANDLPGLMESAASDSSAIPELETRLVDMKNEIKEINDVNPPKLADDIHQKVEEYNQQALEGIDRALVEIDKGEVQISELKNLEIVNTFNQLQDIKGNLENLGQ, from the coding sequence ATGAAAAAATTACTGATTCTCATATCATTCAGTTTCTTTACACTGACTGGCTGCGGCATATTGGAAGAAGCCAATAACAGTTTAACCTATGTAGACGAAATGACCGATTACCTGAACGAAGCAGAACAATTTGCCAATGACCTTCCAGGTTTAATGGAAAGTGCTGCTTCTGATTCATCCGCTATCCCGGAACTTGAGACAAGACTAGTTGATATGAAAAATGAAATTAAGGAAATCAATGATGTAAACCCGCCCAAACTAGCTGACGATATTCACCAAAAAGTGGAAGAATACAACCAACAAGCGTTGGAAGGAATCGATCGGGCTCTAGTGGAAATTGATAAAGGGGAAGTTCAAATTTCCGAGCTCAAGAATCTTGAAATCGTGAATACATTCAACCAATTACAGGACATCAAAGGAAACTTGGAAAATCTAGGGCAATAA
- a CDS encoding 3D domain-containing protein: MKLKKSIISVAAFTTLAVSGGASASAQDIEVKKGDTLWGLAKEYGTTVDQLMTWNNLGSSIIYPDQELQVSSKEYYTVKKGDTLWGISSLYGISVDSLKGWNALESDLIVPGQELVINLDDKAPSATAHTSEKAEAPAPEPKAEVAPEAEAPKAETAEAKPAQAEPATADKAVKELTVEATAYTADCAGCSGTTATGVNLKENPDAKVIAVDPNVIPLGSKVYVEGYGYATAEDTGGAIKGNRIDVFIPSKDQAVDFGRKTVNVKILETK, encoded by the coding sequence ATGAAACTAAAAAAATCGATTATTTCTGTGGCTGCATTTACAACACTTGCAGTATCTGGTGGAGCTAGCGCTTCAGCACAAGACATAGAAGTAAAAAAAGGCGACACTTTATGGGGACTTGCAAAAGAATACGGAACAACTGTTGATCAACTCATGACATGGAATAACCTTGGTTCATCCATCATTTATCCTGATCAGGAATTACAGGTTTCTTCAAAGGAATACTATACAGTGAAAAAAGGTGACACTCTTTGGGGAATTTCATCCTTATATGGCATTTCAGTAGACAGCTTAAAAGGGTGGAACGCACTTGAAAGTGACCTGATTGTCCCTGGACAAGAATTAGTCATCAACTTAGACGATAAAGCACCTTCAGCTACTGCACATACTTCTGAGAAGGCAGAAGCGCCTGCTCCAGAACCAAAAGCAGAAGTAGCTCCAGAAGCTGAAGCACCTAAAGCAGAAACAGCGGAAGCAAAACCAGCACAAGCTGAACCTGCTACAGCAGATAAAGCAGTAAAAGAATTAACAGTAGAAGCAACTGCCTATACGGCCGATTGTGCAGGTTGTTCAGGTACAACAGCAACCGGCGTGAACCTTAAAGAAAATCCGGATGCGAAAGTGATTGCAGTAGATCCTAATGTCATCCCACTTGGATCTAAAGTATATGTTGAAGGCTATGGCTATGCTACTGCAGAAGACACTGGTGGAGCGATCAAAGGGAACCGAATCGACGTGTTCATTCCATCAAAGGATCAAGCCGTTGATTTTGGCAGAAAAACAGTAAATGTAAAAATTCTTGAAACAAAATAA